From Nguyenibacter vanlangensis, one genomic window encodes:
- a CDS encoding PIN domain-containing protein, whose amino-acid sequence MSGFLLDTNVVSMLAPSKAEASADFLDWLDRMDADGRLFLSVVSIHEIEKGIALLDHKGAMAKAASLKAWLSGLVSTYDDKIIGFDAQAAAIGGRLEANRLSGWGVPAFGDLG is encoded by the coding sequence TTGAGCGGCTTCCTTCTCGACACCAACGTCGTTTCCATGCTGGCGCCGTCGAAGGCGGAAGCGTCCGCTGACTTCCTCGATTGGCTGGACCGCATGGACGCGGATGGACGGTTATTTCTGTCGGTCGTCTCCATCCATGAGATCGAGAAGGGAATCGCGCTCCTCGACCACAAGGGGGCAATGGCGAAGGCCGCGAGCCTGAAAGCATGGCTCAGTGGTCTCGTCTCCACATACGATGACAAGATCATTGGCTTCGACGCGCAGGCCGCCGCAATCGGCGGGCGATTGGAGGCTAACAGGCTGTCGGGTTGGGGGGTACCTGCTTTCGGTGATCTGGGGTAA
- a CDS encoding recombinase zinc beta ribbon domain-containing protein: MGEHEFNKRSKTKELKPVSEIATVPVPPIVNRETFDTVQALLKARNPKVMPSAVISGPTMLTGLIHRAKCGGAMTIRTGKGGRYRYYACSMKVRQGPTACEGMAVPMDKLDDLSPAIWKIRSSSPSGSKPYSPAFSTGGRSSPSVAGTTSPN, from the coding sequence ATGGGCGAGCATGAGTTCAACAAGCGATCCAAGACCAAGGAATTGAAGCCGGTCAGCGAGATCGCGACGGTTCCGGTCCCGCCAATCGTCAACCGGGAGACGTTCGACACCGTGCAGGCATTGCTCAAAGCACGCAACCCGAAGGTCATGCCATCCGCCGTCATCAGCGGCCCCACGATGCTGACCGGCCTGATCCATCGCGCCAAGTGCGGCGGGGCCATGACCATCCGCACCGGCAAGGGCGGGCGGTATCGCTACTATGCTTGCTCCATGAAAGTCCGGCAGGGACCGACCGCCTGCGAGGGCATGGCGGTGCCGATGGACAAGCTGGACGATCTGTCGCCAGCCATCTGGAAGATCCGCTCCTCCAGCCCGAGCGGTTCGAAGCCATACTCGCCAGCATTCTCGACCGGCGGCAGGAGCAGTCCGAGCGTCGCCGGGACCACATCGCCGAACTGA
- a CDS encoding IS1182 family transposase — translation MSRFIPFDRSQPYLLPPDLKSWLPADDVAHFIVAAVERVPLGAFSVPRRTGGKAQYHPRLMLGLLIYAYANGVFSSRRIERATHRDIGMRFVAANLHPDHDTIATFRRGNRAAIEAAFLHVLELAREMGLVRLGTVSIDGTKIDANASKYRSIRYDRAKELREMLATDIAGLMERAEAADATDTDNQALPDELARRETLKAKLDEACARLEAEARERAEAARPEYERKKAAFDAKQGRCGRPPKEPDDEPPPDRQINLTDPDSKLMRRSDAHEYRQAYNAQAVVCAEGSQLILEHRVVATTADAPSFADTILGMEERIGLPRTVLADTGFASRKAVEALQARGVDPLVAIGRPVDRRPYDFRPEPPPKEPRRITEPWRLKMKARLQQDPEKALYALRKQTVEPVFGIIKSAMGFTRFHLRGLANAATEWTLVALAYNCRRIARLTAA, via the coding sequence ATGAGCAGGTTCATCCCGTTTGACCGATCGCAGCCGTATCTTCTGCCGCCGGATCTGAAATCGTGGCTGCCGGCGGACGATGTGGCGCATTTTATTGTGGCGGCGGTGGAGCGGGTGCCGCTGGGGGCGTTCTCAGTACCTCGGCGGACGGGCGGCAAGGCGCAGTATCATCCGCGCCTGATGCTGGGGCTGCTGATTTACGCCTATGCGAACGGCGTATTCTCATCGCGTCGGATCGAACGGGCGACGCATCGCGACATCGGCATGCGCTTTGTCGCGGCGAACCTGCATCCTGACCACGACACGATCGCGACGTTCCGGCGCGGCAACCGCGCGGCGATCGAGGCGGCGTTCCTGCACGTGCTGGAGTTGGCACGCGAGATGGGGCTGGTGCGGCTTGGCACGGTGTCGATCGACGGCACGAAGATCGATGCCAACGCCTCGAAATACCGTTCCATTCGCTATGATCGCGCGAAAGAACTGCGCGAGATGCTGGCCACCGATATTGCCGGCCTGATGGAGCGGGCCGAGGCGGCGGATGCGACCGACACGGACAACCAGGCCCTGCCGGACGAACTGGCCCGCCGGGAGACCCTGAAGGCCAAGCTGGATGAAGCCTGTGCGCGGCTGGAAGCGGAAGCCCGCGAGCGGGCCGAGGCCGCCCGGCCCGAATACGAACGCAAGAAGGCGGCCTTTGATGCGAAGCAGGGACGATGCGGCCGCCCGCCGAAAGAGCCGGACGACGAACCGCCCCCTGACCGGCAGATCAATCTGACCGATCCGGACAGCAAGCTGATGCGCCGTTCCGACGCGCATGAATACCGGCAAGCCTATAACGCCCAGGCCGTGGTCTGTGCCGAGGGCAGCCAGTTGATCCTGGAACATAGGGTTGTCGCGACCACGGCAGACGCGCCCAGCTTCGCCGATACGATCCTGGGTATGGAAGAGCGGATCGGCCTGCCACGAACCGTCCTCGCCGATACGGGCTTTGCCAGCCGCAAAGCCGTCGAGGCGTTGCAGGCCAGGGGTGTGGACCCTCTGGTCGCCATCGGGCGTCCCGTCGATCGGCGCCCCTATGACTTCCGGCCAGAGCCACCCCCCAAAGAACCGCGCCGGATCACCGAGCCATGGCGCCTGAAAATGAAGGCCAGACTGCAACAGGACCCGGAAAAAGCCCTCTACGCCTTACGCAAGCAGACCGTCGAACCGGTCTTCGGCATCATCAAGAGCGCTATGGGCTTCACCCGCTTCCACCTCCGCGGTCTCGCCAACGCCGCAACCGAATGGACCCTCGTCGCCCTCGCATATAATTGCCGAAGAATCGCGCGGTTGACGGCTGCGTAA
- a CDS encoding tyrosine-type recombinase/integrase: MPDTKNDDSRDVPLTSEGTAVVQAMHAALFCLSNQRAGYVFGPPDLPAEDGGFTLWQVQYHYRRAMGDAVKRHGIPRLTFHDLRHVAITRLRHFHVDALDLAKTTGHKAISVLARYDNEKPENRAALIRAREQAMRAATEEEAAAIVLAAQAKAAALVK, encoded by the coding sequence CTGCCCGATACAAAGAACGACGATTCGCGCGACGTGCCGTTGACAAGCGAAGGAACGGCGGTCGTCCAGGCGATGCACGCCGCCCTGTTTTGCTTGTCGAATCAGCGGGCAGGGTATGTGTTCGGCCCGCCCGACCTGCCTGCCGAGGACGGCGGCTTCACGTTGTGGCAGGTTCAGTATCACTATCGCCGCGCGATGGGCGATGCAGTGAAACGCCATGGCATTCCACGCCTGACGTTCCACGACCTGCGGCATGTCGCCATCACCCGGCTGCGGCATTTCCACGTCGATGCGCTCGACCTCGCGAAGACCACCGGACACAAGGCGATTTCAGTACTGGCGAGATACGATAACGAGAAGCCGGAAAACAGGGCCGCTCTGATTCGTGCACGAGAGCAAGCCATGAGAGCGGCGACCGAAGAGGAAGCCGCCGCCATCGTGCTTGCTGCGCAGGCCAAGGCGGCGGCTCTGGTGAAGTGA